One genomic region from Phragmites australis chromosome 1, lpPhrAust1.1, whole genome shotgun sequence encodes:
- the LOC133930082 gene encoding probable protein ABIL3 isoform X2, which yields MEAVAMSPSSVSSHHHDAASISEDISLQEGLLFSDSLKDLRNLRSQLYSAAEYFEVFYRNNSHKSTVMTSLKDYTVEALISTVDHLGFVSYKVDNLVSEKADEVNETEFRVSSVEQRVRVCHQTIDQEGRSQQSLLIKAPKYHRRYILPGPDLLESSIHPVSEPPRYNRQYRSRKMHKSRSSISTPGCRQTTMRHARSPSPTPNNTYHRSRSFSPSRKARAKSPSPRIVNSNTKETRAGSPIPNSNPLARSTTVARRPPVNPKHFRQTSMQLHTDWNNHKEQEKSSSKGRGFLKSLLTRRRWRNDESLYSYLDEY from the exons ATGGAGGCGGTCGCAATGTCGCCATCCTCCGTCTCCTCCCACCACCATGATGCTGCCTCCATCAGCGAGGACATCTCCTTGCAAGAAGGCCTCCTCTTCTCAGACAGCCTcaag GACCTGAGGAATCTGCGGTCACAGCTATACTCAGCAGCAGAATATTTTGAAGTATTCTACAGAAACAATTCGCACAAATCTAC GGTGATGACGAGTTTGAAAGATTACACAGTTGAGGCCCTTATTAGCACCGTGGATCATCTGGGTTTTGTGTCATACAAGGTGGATAATCTTGTCAGCGAAAAAGCTGATGAGGTTAATGAAACAGAATTTCGAGTATCTTCAGTTGAACAG AGGGTACGAGTTTGCCACCAGACGATTGATCAGGAAGGAAGATCTCAACAATCTCTTCTCATCAAGGCACCAAAATACCACAGGCGTTACATATTACCAG GCCCAGATCTACTGGAATCTTCCATTCATCCAGTTTCAGAGCCTCCACGGTATAACAGGCAATATAGAAGTCGCAAAATGCACAAGAGTCGATCTT CCATTTCTACTCCAGGTTGTCGACAGACTACAATGAG GCATGCTCGTTCACCATCTCCTACACCTAATAATACATATCATCGATCACGGTCTTTTTCCCCTTCTCGAAAAGCACGAGCTAAATCTCCATCTCCTCGGATCGTGAACTCAAATACAAAAG AAACAAGGGCAGGCTCGCCAATACCAAATTCCAACCCTCTTGCACGGTCCACTACGGTTGCAAGAAGACCACCTGTGAACCCAAAGCATTTT AGACAAACTTCAATGCAATTGCACACCGATTGGAACAACCACAAAGAGCAGGAGAAAAGCTCAAGCAAAGGCAGGGGTTTCCTCAAGTCGTTGCTCACGAGGCGTAGGTGGAGGAATGACGAGTCGTTGTACAGTTACCTGGACGAGTATTGA
- the LOC133930082 gene encoding probable protein ABIL3 isoform X1, protein MEAVAMSPSSVSSHHHDAASISEDISLQEGLLFSDSLKDLRNLRSQLYSAAEYFEVFYRNNSHKSTVMTSLKDYTVEALISTVDHLGFVSYKVDNLVSEKADEVNETEFRVSSVEQRVRVCHQTIDQEGRSQQSLLIKAPKYHRRYILPGPDLLESSIHPVSEPPRYNRQYRSRKMHKSRSCKFIKFLISNFFLNYYCAVDLQLVLLPAISTPGCRQTTMRHARSPSPTPNNTYHRSRSFSPSRKARAKSPSPRIVNSNTKETRAGSPIPNSNPLARSTTVARRPPVNPKHFRQTSMQLHTDWNNHKEQEKSSSKGRGFLKSLLTRRRWRNDESLYSYLDEY, encoded by the exons ATGGAGGCGGTCGCAATGTCGCCATCCTCCGTCTCCTCCCACCACCATGATGCTGCCTCCATCAGCGAGGACATCTCCTTGCAAGAAGGCCTCCTCTTCTCAGACAGCCTcaag GACCTGAGGAATCTGCGGTCACAGCTATACTCAGCAGCAGAATATTTTGAAGTATTCTACAGAAACAATTCGCACAAATCTAC GGTGATGACGAGTTTGAAAGATTACACAGTTGAGGCCCTTATTAGCACCGTGGATCATCTGGGTTTTGTGTCATACAAGGTGGATAATCTTGTCAGCGAAAAAGCTGATGAGGTTAATGAAACAGAATTTCGAGTATCTTCAGTTGAACAG AGGGTACGAGTTTGCCACCAGACGATTGATCAGGAAGGAAGATCTCAACAATCTCTTCTCATCAAGGCACCAAAATACCACAGGCGTTACATATTACCAG GCCCAGATCTACTGGAATCTTCCATTCATCCAGTTTCAGAGCCTCCACGGTATAACAGGCAATATAGAAGTCGCAAAATGCACAAGAGTCGATCTTGTAAGTTCATTAAATTTCtgatctctaatttttttttaaattattattgTGCCGTTGATTTGCAACTGGTACTTCTTCCAGCCATTTCTACTCCAGGTTGTCGACAGACTACAATGAG GCATGCTCGTTCACCATCTCCTACACCTAATAATACATATCATCGATCACGGTCTTTTTCCCCTTCTCGAAAAGCACGAGCTAAATCTCCATCTCCTCGGATCGTGAACTCAAATACAAAAG AAACAAGGGCAGGCTCGCCAATACCAAATTCCAACCCTCTTGCACGGTCCACTACGGTTGCAAGAAGACCACCTGTGAACCCAAAGCATTTT AGACAAACTTCAATGCAATTGCACACCGATTGGAACAACCACAAAGAGCAGGAGAAAAGCTCAAGCAAAGGCAGGGGTTTCCTCAAGTCGTTGCTCACGAGGCGTAGGTGGAGGAATGACGAGTCGTTGTACAGTTACCTGGACGAGTATTGA
- the LOC133930008 gene encoding auxin response factor 1-like, with protein MAQGRDPELFAELWRACAGPLVELPQTDERVFYFLQGHLEQLQEPTDPALLAEQIKMFQVPNKILCKVVNVELKAETETDEMFAQITLQPDPDQVNLPTLSDPSPPELPRPVVHSFCKILTPSDTSTHGGFSVLRRHANECLPPLDMSMPTPTQELVTKDLHGSEWRFKHIYRGQPRRHLLTTGWSTFVTSKKLIAGDAFVYLRSETGEQRVGVRRLVQKQRTMPASVISSQSMHLGVLASASHAIKTNSIFLVYYRPRLSQSQYIVSLNKYLEASKIGFTVGLRFKMSFEGEDVPVKKFSGTIVDEGDLAPQWQCSEWKTLKVQWDEATNFNGPERVSSWEIEPFDASAPSINIPVQPSTKNKRPRETAESLDIQALEPAQEFWLSGMPQQHEKTGIEPNCMSGHQVVWTSERPGYGAMSINSVSQNTVVLESWLKDFNSSSNGVAPWTGLSGYHAEEHSSKLFCNTALCSYQTEEVAPNFPTVAEEKKEPSMFRLFGVNLINHAKSTATTEKMTVGVGETSTRAADSFEYSGQLSALSKVTKDLTQFVNESPREIQSHQSSTARTRIKVQMHGNAVGRVVDLANLDGYQQLINELEEMFEIKDLSLKEKWKVSFTDDEGDTTEVRDDPWLEFCQMVKKIVIYPIEDGRNLEPCLEQDLKTKF; from the exons ATGGCGCAAG GAAGGGACCCGGAGCTGTTCGCGGAGCTGTGGCGCGCCTGCGCGGGGCCGCTCGTGGAGCTGCCCCAGACGGACGAGAGGGTGTTCTACTTCCTCCAGGGTCACCTGGAGCAG TTGCAAGAGCCGACGGACCCGGCCCTGCTGGCCGAGCAAATCAAGATGTTCCAGGTGCCCAACAAGATCCTCTGCAAGGTCGTCAACGTCGAGCTCAAG GCCGAGACGGAAACAGACGAGATGTTCGCGCAGATCACCCTGCAGCCCGACCCGGAT CAAGTGAATCTGCCCACATTATCTGACCCATCTCCGCCGGAGTTGCCGAGGCCTGTGGTGCATTCCTTCTGCAAGATCCTCACACCATCCGACACCAGTACCCATGGCGGGTTCTCTGTTCTCCGACGGCATGCCAACGAATGCCTTCCACCACTG GATATGTCGATGCCAACTCCAACTCAAGAGCTCGTCACAAAGGATCTCCATGGATCAGAATGGAGGTTCAAGCACATTTACAGGG GCCAACCCCGTAGGCACCTTCTGACTACCGGATGGAGTACGTTTGTCACATCAAAGAAGCTGATTGCTGGTGATGCATTTGTCTACCTGAG GAGTGAGACAGGAGAGCAGCGTGTTGGAGTGAGACGCCTTGTGCAGAAACAAAGAACAATGCCAGCATCTGTTATATCAAGCCAAAGCATGCATCTTGGGGTGCTTGCAAGTGCATCCCATGCCATTAAGACTAATTCCATTTTCCTAGTGTATTATAGACCAAG GTTAAGCCAAAGCCAATACATTGTCAGTCTGAACAAGTACCTTGAAGCTAGTAAAATTGGGTTCACTGTGGGCTTGAGGTTTAAGATGAGTTTTGAAGGAGAAGATGTTCCTGTGAAGAA GTTTTCTGGAACTATAGTTGATGAAGGAGATCTTGCTCCTCAATGGCAATGTTCTGAATGGAAGACATTGAAG GTCCAATGGGATGAAGCCACAAATTTTAATGGCCCCGAGAGGGTTTCCTCTTGGGAAATCGAACCATTTGATGCCTCTGCACCTAGTATCAACATACCAGTGCAACCATCAACGAAAAACAAACGGCCTAGGGAGACAGCTGAAAGCCTGGATATTCAAGCACTGG AACCTGCCCAAGAATTTTGGCTCTCTGGAATGCCTCAGCAGCATGAGAAGACAGGCATTGAACCCAATTGTATGTCTGGACATCAAGTTGTTTGGACAAGCGAACGCCCAGGATACGGTGCCATGAGTATTAATTCTGTTTCTCAGAATACGGTAGTACTTGAGAGTTGGTTGAAGGACTTCAACTCCTCAAGCAATGGAGTTGCTCCTTGGACTGGGCTTTCTGGTTACCATGCAGAAGAACACTCTTCCAAGTTGTTTTGTAACACTGCTCTCTGCAGTTACCAGACGGAGGAGGTTGCTCCAAATTTTCCCACTGTTGCTGAAGAAAAGAAGGAACCCAGCATGTTCCGCCTGTTTGGTGTTAATTTGATTAACCATGCCAAGAGTACGGCTACTACTGAGAAGATGACTGTGGGAGTAGGGGAAACATCAACCCGAGCTGCTGATTCTTTTGAATACTCTGGTCAGTTATCAGCACTCTCAAAAGTAACAAAAGACCTTACACAATTCGTGAATGAAAGCCCCCGAGAAATCCAAAGCCATCAGAGTAGCACTGCAAGAACTCGAATTAAG GTTCAAATGCATGGAAATGCTGTGGGCAGAGTTGTAGATTTAGCGAATCTGGATGGATATCAACAGTTGATCAATGAGCTTGAAGAGATGTTTGAGATAAAAGACCTCAGCTTGAAAGAAAAATGGAAGGTGTCTTTCACTGATGATGAAGGTGACACAACGGAAGTCAGAGATGATCCCTGGCT GGAATTTTGCCAGATGGTCAAGAAGATTGTGATCTACCCCATTGAAGATGGGAGGAATCTCGAGCCTTGCCTGGAGCAGGATCTCAAGACTAAATTTTAG